A stretch of DNA from Candidatus Limnocylindrales bacterium:
GTTGGGGTTAAATAAAAGAGCAAAAATATATATCCCAGGCTCTCCAAGAGTATACACTTAATTTAAAACAATCTTTGTTTTTAAGACCACTTTCTTAACCGGAGAGACAGAAATTGGCCTCCTTTAAGGGATTAAGGTCTCTACAACTTTATAAACCGGAACAGCTTCCGAGATATTTTTAAGGGATTGGGGTCCCATCTCTTCAAGTTTAAACAGCGTCTTAACGCGCTCGGCCGTCTCTCTACTGATTAAGATAGTCCCGCCCCTTGCACAGGCTCCAAGTCTGGCTGCTAAGATCGTAGTAGGACCCACGGCGGTATAGGCCCAGCGGGTTCCGGCAATTCCCTGAAATTTGGTTGAGCCTACAAAAGCAACTCCAGAGTTGATCCCGATATTGATTAAAATAGGTTCATAGTCGTTTTTTAATTCCTCATTTATTTTATGAACTTTGCTTGTAATGGCCAGAGCGGTCCTCACAGCAGCTATGGTATGTTTAATAGTATTATCATCTTGAAAGAGGATCATTAGGCCATCTCCGGCAGTTTCGACGATATCTCCCCCATTTTCATAAATATCATCTACAAAACTGGAGAAGTATCTTTCAACCAGATGATTCACCTGAATTTGATCCAGTCTCTGACTCATTTTAGTATAGCCTTCAATATCCAGAAAGAGGATAGATACATCTTTCTCCTGCTTTTCCAGAGCGATCTTCTTCAAGGCTGCGCTATCTGAATAGGATCGAAGGATCTGTTTCACAGATTCCGGGACAAACTTGCCCATCAGCCCTTCGATACTTTCCAATAATTCTATTTTCTTAAGAGCTGCCTTGAGCTCGGCAACCTTCTTTTCCAGCTCCTGGTTTTTGATTTCAAGTTCTTTAAGTAATCTCTTGTTTTGTTGGCTTATTTCATAAGTCTCCAAACCCCGCTTAATGGTGACCCGCAGTTCCCGCTCATCCCAGGGTTTGGTAATATATCGATAGACCTGACCGGTATTGATGGCCTCAATTAAGGCCTCGATATCTGTAAATCCCGTAAGGATCATTCGAATTATATCCGGGAACTCTGGGATAGTTTTCTCGAGAAGCTGAATTCCGGTCATATGAGGCATCCTCTGGTCGGTGATAATCAGAGGAATGTCTTTCTCTCTTCGTAGGATGTTTAATCCTTCCTCTCCAGAGGTAGCTGTAAATACTTGATATTCCTTCCGGAAGGTCTCTTGGAAGACGATCAAATTCTGGAGTTCATCATCTACGTAGAGGATTTTATATTTTCTTTTTCCCATAACCTGAATGCCCTCTGACGGCTGAACCTCAAAAAATTATAAGAACGGTCCGATAAGGGGTAGGTTTGAAATCCTTTTCTACGCTTACGCTCCCAAGAAAACGACCTTAAAAATCTTAGCGTGATGGGCCGACCGTTTACCTATAAAACGGCTTCGTAAAGTCCAGGTATCAAAGGGTTTTCTCTAGCTTCCAGGAAAGAACCTATTACACCTTCTCTGTTTTATCTTCTCTCCCTAACTCTCAAATTACAAATTAACTATCAGAGAATATAAAATAGGAAAAATAATTCTGTAAACCCCTTCCCCTTCAGCCGGGATAGGAGAAGGATCCGGTTTGGAGAAAGGAGGATTTTGCTGCTCTGAGGAAAGGTTTTCAGAAAGGAAGTATCGCTAAATAAAGAAGTTATAAATTTTCTAAAAATTCTTTAAAAATTTTTCTTGACAGAGATTTTTTTATTGACCAATCTTGAAATTGATAATGCTTATCAAAATCATTTTCTTTCCTATTTCCTGAAACCTGAAAAACCAGTAACCGGTCATAAACCTTTATGGCAAATTTTTGAAAGGTCTGGTAGGGGCGGGTTGGAAACCCCTCTCTACATGCGGAAACGACTCCTGGAATCTCAGAATCAGGTATGATCGGTTCCTTAAAGGAGAAGAAGTTTATGGAGAAAGTACGTAGGAGTCTTGTAAAACGACTCTTAATGAGTTCAATTTTACTGGCTATGGCGGGCGCTTTCTGGGTTCTGCCTTCAGGATGGAAACCCGATTTCCATCTGGGATCGACCAGCCAGGCCCTTCCGGTGAGGGAGTATACCCTGATCAGCCGGGAGGTGGAATGGGAAGTCGCACCGGGATACACCTATAAAGCGTTGACTTTCAATGGGAGTATTCCGGGTCCTACCATTGAAGCAATCGAAGGGGAGATCATTCGGGTTAAATTCAAAAATGAGCTCTCAGAACCTCACAGCATTCATGCCCACGGAGTTCAATACGAGTTCCAGCATGATGGAACTTATCCCCATACTCCCAGTGGAGCCGTTCCTCCTGGAGGGGAGTTTGTGTATGAATGGAAAGCCGTGCCTGGAACCTGGTTTTACCACGACCATTCTGAAAAAGGGATAGAGGCGACCCGAAAAGGGATGTATGGCGCCATTATCGTCCATCCCAAAAACGAACAGGTTAAACCCGATCGGGACTTTATCCTTTTTTATGCCGATCTGGAACCTGAGATCACCGGTTTTACCGATCACCCCTTTTCAGCCTTCAACGGAAAGGCAGGAATGGGAAATACCCCGGTGCTGAAAAGCCGGGTCGGAGACTTGGTTCGGTTCCGATTGATTAATCTCATGGATGAACCCCATACCTTTCATATTCACGGTCACCGCTGGGAGTATAATGGAAAATTGGTGGATACCGTTTCCGTCCTCCCCGGAGAAACGGCTACCTTTGAGTTTAAGGAAGATGTCCCCGGTCAGTGGGCCTATCACTGCCATTTTCTAACCCACATGGAAGAAGGTATGATGGGTATGTACGAAGTTTCCCCGAAATAGTCTCAAAAAATTTTCAACCGTTATTGAAAATGAATTTTAAAATCAATTCACTAACCTGCTAAGGATTCAGAAAAGGAGTCAGGAGAATGAAACAAGGGACAAAACAGTGGATCGGAATTATCTGTGCACTTTGGGTTTATTTTTTGGGAATCTCTTCAGTATTTGGACAGGAAGATCTCCAGATCAGACTACAAGAACTTGAAAAGAGGTTAAAACAATTAGAGGAAAAGGAAGCCCGTCAAGCTCCGGAGAAGAACGGAGAGATGGCTAAAGAGATTCAAGAATTACGTCGTCAGGTGGATATCCTGGCAACCGAGCTTGAGAAGCTCCGCAGTGGAGAGGTAGAACTGGAACTCACCGAGGAAAAAACCAAATCCCTGGGTCTGGGTCCATCGGCAGCCTCCATTTATCGAAAAAAACAGGGGGTTTCTCTGGCCGGTTATGGCGAGCTGCTCTTCCAGGATTTTGCAGATGAGGATGAAAGTGGAAACGAGGTTAATAGAGAGCCACGATTAGACTTCTTGAGAGCTATTCTATATACCGGCTATCGTTTCAGTGACCGATTTGTATTCAATTCGGAGATTGAAGTTGAGCATGCCACGACCGGAGAGGGGGACGAAGAGAAAGGGGAGGTCTCATTGGAATTTGCCTATGTGGAATATGCAGCCAGTGATTACCTTAGCTTACGAGGGGGGTTAGTCCTTCTTCCGGTAGGCTTAATTAATGAGTTTCATGAACCAAACGTGTTCTTAGGGGCTCGTAGACCTGAGACGGAAACCCGGATTATCCCCACAACCTGGCGAGAGAACGGAGTTGGAATCGTAGGCTCGGCAGGGATGTTCAGTTATCGGGCTTACCTCATCAATGGATTGAATGCCAGTGGTTTTAGCTCCAGTGGGCTGAGGGAAGGACGTCAAGGGGGCTCAGAGGCTTTGGCCAAAGATCTGGCCTTCGTGGGACGCCTGGATATTACCCCGACACCGGGTTTATTCTTCGGAGGCTCTCTTTATCGAGGTAGATCGGGTCAGGATCAATTCACAGTAAACGGAAAGGATCTGGATGTGACTACAACCCTCGGAGAGGTTCATGTTCAACTCCAGATGCGAGGCCTGGATTTCCGAGGTCTATATGCCCGGGCCCTTATAGATGAGGTGGCGGAGCTCAACGAAGCCTTGGGACTGACAGGAAATGAATCCATCGGTGAAACCCTTCAGGGTGGCTACCTACAAGTCGGTTATAACCTGCTACAACTAACCCGTTATAAAGACGGAACCAGAGGCTTTACTCCGTATTTTCGATTTGAGAAGCTCAATACCCAGGATGAAGTACCTGCCGGATTTGAAAGGGATCCCAGTAAAGATCAGACCTTTTATACCTTGGGAGTCGAGTTTCGACCTATTTACAATATTGTAATTAAAACGGATTATCAATGGATCCGGAATGAAGCGGAAAGTGGAATCGACCAGTTTAATATCGCCTTGGGATATAGTTTTTAATATCCTTTACTATTAACTCGAAAAAAGAGCCATCTACGCGGAAACCACAAGGAGGGAACCATGAAAAAATACGGGATACTTTTAGGGGTTATGATCCTGTTGGAAGTCCTGTTCTTAGCCGTTTCAGCCCCAGCCGTAGAGCGTCACTATTGGATTGCAGCCGATGAAGTGATGTGGGACTACGCCCCATCCTTCCCCGTAAACCTGATGACAGGAGAGGAATTTGATCAAGAGCAGCGAACCTTTGTGGAAAAAGGTATTGGTCGGATCTACCTTAAGGCAGTGTATCGGGAGTATCTACCCGGTTTTGCAGCCTTAAAACCCCGTAGTCCTGAAGAAGCCCACTTAGGCATCCTTGGGCCGATCATCCGGGCCGAGGTGGGAGATACCGTTAAAGTCCACTTTCGTAACAATACCCGTTTCCCCCTCAGTATTCACCCCCACGGGGTGTTCTACGATAAAAATTCTGAGGGTTCTCCCTATGCCGATGGAACCATCCTCAAAGCCGATGACGCAGTTCCTCCATTTGGGGGAACCCACACCTATATATGGAGAATTCTACCACGTGCAGGTCCTGGTCCTATGGACCCAAGTTCCATCGTTTGGGTTTATCACGGCCACACCCATGAAACTGCAGATAGTAATAGTGGACTAATCGGCCCTATCATCATCACCCGGAAAGGAAGTGCTAAAATCGATGGAAGTCCCATCGATGTAGACCGGGAATTCGTTTCCCTATTTACTATCTTTGATGAGAACGAGAGCCTCTACCTGGAAGAAAATATTGCCAGGTGTACTAAAGGTCCCTGTAACCGGGATGACGAAGACTTTAAAGAAAGTAATCTTAAGCACAGTATTAACGGCCTTCTATGGGGCAACAATACCGGCTACGTAATGCGAATGGGAGAGCATGTACGCTGGTACCTCATTGCCATGGGAACCGAAGTAGATATACATACACCCCACTGGCATGGAGTAACCGTTCTCCATCAGGGGAGTCGTCTGGACGTTATAGAATTGTTCCCAGCTACCACTAAAACGGTAGACTTAATCCCAGATGATCCGGGAAACTGGATGTTTCATTGCCATGTTAATGATCATATCAAGGCGGGGATGATGACCCTTTTTACTATCTTACCATAAACCGGGATCTCCCCGCCTGGTTGACGAAAAACACGTAAAATTTCCTTGACAAGATCTTAACCCTTTAAGTATCTTACCTCATAAAGATGAGATTAATTATCAATATCACTTCATCCTATCCCAAATTCTTCGACCCATAACTTTATCTGGAGGAGAAAGAAAAGTATGTTTGTTTGCTTATGCAAGGGGATTACAGAATCACGCGTACGAGAGTTTGGTCGATCTGGAATCGTAACTCCAGACGAAATTGCTTCTGCACTGGGTATTGATGACGAGAGTTGCTGTGGACGATGTATGCGGAATATAGAATCCTTTGTAAGTCTTGCCATCAGTGCGTGGAATATGGCCGTTACCTGCCCGACTCAAGATCCTGATTGCCTGAAATAGTAGCTTTTTCTCCCGGATGAAACTACTTGACAGAAGTTGCTGACCAGGCCTAAAGTTAGGAACACAAGGAAACAAAGGCATTTTATTTCCCATTAAGGATAGGAGGCTACTATGAAGGCAAAAGAGGGAGTCATTAACTTTCTAAATAATGCCTTAACCAATGAATTGACGGCGATCAATCAATACTTTATCCATGCACAGATGTGTAAACACTGGGGATATGAACGGCTTTATCATAAACATCGTGAGGAAGCTATTGAAGAAATGAAACATGCAGAAGAACTCATCGACCATATTCTTTATCTCGAAGGTGTTCCCAATATGCAACGACTGGGCACCGTCAGTGTGGGTGAAACGGTTCTAGAACAACTCAACTTGGATTTAAAACTCGAACAAGATTCGGTTACCTTACTGAATACCGCCATTGCCCATTGTGCCAGTGTAAGTGATAACACAACCCGATATAAACTCGAGAAAATCCTGAGAAGCAGTGAAGAGCACATCGATTGGATTGAAACTCAGCTCGCGACCATCCAGCAGATTGGGTTGGAGAATTATCTCACAGAACAGATTAAGAAATAGAATTTCCAGATTGAAGGAGATAAGGGGAAAGGGAAGCTGAAACAAAACCAACCATGCTTAAAACCTATGTGGCCCCAACTTCTCGGCTAAACCGGCCATTTTTCCGAAATCTAAGGGGGATACTCCTCCTGGTCTTTATGGGAGTAAGTCCTTCTTCAGTGGCCGGAGAGCTGATCAGCCGGGAAGAGGCCCTGGCTTTGGTTTTTCCGGGTGCCGAGTTTAAAGCTGAAAGGATTTTTCTCACAGAACAACAAAGAAAAGAAGCAGCTAATCTGGCCGGTACAGAGGTACCGAACGCCTTAATTGCCCGTTATCTGGCCCTTAAAGAAGGTAACCTAATCGGTTATGCCTATGTGGATACCCACACCGTAAGAACGAAGAAAGAGAGCTTGCTCATTTCCCTGGATGAAAAAGGGAGGGTCAAGCGGGTGGAAGTCATTGTCTTTATGGAACCCCGGGAGTATCAGGCTCCTCCAGAATGGTACAGGCAATATCAGGGTAAATCCTTGGATGAAGAATTAAACCTGCAGCGGGCCATTCATCCTCTGGCCGGGGCTACACTCACCTCCATCGCAGCCAATCAAGCTGTACGGCGAGTGCTTGCCATCCATCAGGTTCTCCAAGGGGATATTCATCCATGAATCGCTGGGAAACCCGGTTACTCCATGTACTGACCGGAGTGGTGACTATAACGGGAATTGTTTATTTCTGGATGAAGTATCTCATGGAGACCGAGGATCCCTTTCAGGTGATTAACCATCCCTGGCAGCCTTTCATGTTAAAGAGCCATATTTTGGTAGCTCCCGCATTGATCTTTGCGGTGGGACTGATTACCAAATCTCATATTTTGAGGAAATTAAATACCACCCGGGTGAACCGGTTCTCTGGAGGGTTGGCCCTTTTTTCTTTCCCCTGTATGGTGATCTCGGGTTATTTATTGCAGGTAGTTACCGATGAAATCGGTTCTCGAATTGTTTTGGTCCTGCACCTGGGAACCGGCGTCCTTTTTGCCGGTGCTTATCTGATCCATCAGATGATAACTTTCCGCTC
This window harbors:
- a CDS encoding FMN-binding protein — translated: MLKTYVAPTSRLNRPFFRNLRGILLLVFMGVSPSSVAGELISREEALALVFPGAEFKAERIFLTEQQRKEAANLAGTEVPNALIARYLALKEGNLIGYAYVDTHTVRTKKESLLISLDEKGRVKRVEVIVFMEPREYQAPPEWYRQYQGKSLDEELNLQRAIHPLAGATLTSIAANQAVRRVLAIHQVLQGDIHP
- the bfr gene encoding bacterioferritin; this translates as MKAKEGVINFLNNALTNELTAINQYFIHAQMCKHWGYERLYHKHREEAIEEMKHAEELIDHILYLEGVPNMQRLGTVSVGETVLEQLNLDLKLEQDSVTLLNTAIAHCASVSDNTTRYKLEKILRSSEEHIDWIETQLATIQQIGLENYLTEQIKK
- a CDS encoding multicopper oxidase domain-containing protein — encoded protein: MEKVRRSLVKRLLMSSILLAMAGAFWVLPSGWKPDFHLGSTSQALPVREYTLISREVEWEVAPGYTYKALTFNGSIPGPTIEAIEGEIIRVKFKNELSEPHSIHAHGVQYEFQHDGTYPHTPSGAVPPGGEFVYEWKAVPGTWFYHDHSEKGIEATRKGMYGAIIVHPKNEQVKPDRDFILFYADLEPEITGFTDHPFSAFNGKAGMGNTPVLKSRVGDLVRFRLINLMDEPHTFHIHGHRWEYNGKLVDTVSVLPGETATFEFKEDVPGQWAYHCHFLTHMEEGMMGMYEVSPK
- a CDS encoding (2Fe-2S)-binding protein encodes the protein MFVCLCKGITESRVREFGRSGIVTPDEIASALGIDDESCCGRCMRNIESFVSLAISAWNMAVTCPTQDPDCLK
- a CDS encoding adenylate/guanylate cyclase domain-containing protein encodes the protein MGKRKYKILYVDDELQNLIVFQETFRKEYQVFTATSGEEGLNILRREKDIPLIITDQRMPHMTGIQLLEKTIPEFPDIIRMILTGFTDIEALIEAINTGQVYRYITKPWDERELRVTIKRGLETYEISQQNKRLLKELEIKNQELEKKVAELKAALKKIELLESIEGLMGKFVPESVKQILRSYSDSAALKKIALEKQEKDVSILFLDIEGYTKMSQRLDQIQVNHLVERYFSSFVDDIYENGGDIVETAGDGLMILFQDDNTIKHTIAAVRTALAITSKVHKINEELKNDYEPILINIGINSGVAFVGSTKFQGIAGTRWAYTAVGPTTILAARLGACARGGTILISRETAERVKTLFKLEEMGPQSLKNISEAVPVYKVVETLIP
- a CDS encoding multicopper oxidase domain-containing protein, with the protein product MKKYGILLGVMILLEVLFLAVSAPAVERHYWIAADEVMWDYAPSFPVNLMTGEEFDQEQRTFVEKGIGRIYLKAVYREYLPGFAALKPRSPEEAHLGILGPIIRAEVGDTVKVHFRNNTRFPLSIHPHGVFYDKNSEGSPYADGTILKADDAVPPFGGTHTYIWRILPRAGPGPMDPSSIVWVYHGHTHETADSNSGLIGPIIITRKGSAKIDGSPIDVDREFVSLFTIFDENESLYLEENIARCTKGPCNRDDEDFKESNLKHSINGLLWGNNTGYVMRMGEHVRWYLIAMGTEVDIHTPHWHGVTVLHQGSRLDVIELFPATTKTVDLIPDDPGNWMFHCHVNDHIKAGMMTLFTILP